One region of Streptococcus parasanguinis genomic DNA includes:
- the fimA gene encoding metal ABC transporter substrate-binding lipoprotein/fibrin-binding adhesin FimA, with protein sequence MKKTASILALFVALLFGLLACSKGSSSGASGKLKVVTTNSILADITKNIAEDKIDLHSIVPVGKDPHEYEPLPEDVKKTSQADLIFYNGINLETGGNAWFTKLVKNANKVENKDYFAASDGVDVIYLEGQNQAGKEDPHAWLNLENGILYAKNIAKQLIAKDPKNKDFYEKNLAAYTEKLSKLDQEAKQKFNNIPEEKKMIVTSEGCFKYFSKAYGVPSAYIWEINTEEEGTPDQIKTLVEKLRQTKVPALFVESSVDERPMKTVSKDTNIPIYAKIFTDSIAKGGEKGDSYYSMMKWNLDKIAEGLSQ encoded by the coding sequence ATGAAAAAAACCGCTTCTATCCTCGCCCTCTTTGTGGCGCTCTTATTTGGTCTGTTGGCCTGTAGCAAAGGCTCTTCTTCTGGAGCTTCTGGTAAATTGAAAGTGGTCACCACCAATTCAATCCTTGCAGATATAACTAAAAATATTGCTGAGGATAAGATCGATCTGCACAGTATCGTTCCTGTCGGCAAAGATCCTCACGAGTACGAACCGCTTCCAGAAGATGTCAAAAAGACTTCGCAAGCAGACCTCATCTTCTACAACGGGATCAACCTCGAAACCGGTGGCAATGCTTGGTTTACTAAATTGGTCAAAAATGCCAATAAAGTTGAAAACAAAGACTATTTCGCAGCTAGCGACGGAGTCGACGTCATCTACTTGGAAGGCCAAAACCAAGCTGGAAAAGAAGACCCTCACGCTTGGCTCAATCTCGAAAACGGGATCCTCTACGCTAAAAACATTGCCAAACAATTGATCGCAAAAGATCCCAAAAATAAGGACTTCTACGAAAAAAATCTAGCAGCCTATACTGAAAAACTTAGTAAGCTCGACCAAGAAGCCAAACAAAAATTCAACAATATCCCAGAAGAGAAGAAGATGATTGTAACCAGTGAAGGCTGCTTCAAGTACTTCTCCAAAGCCTACGGCGTCCCATCTGCCTATATCTGGGAAATCAATACGGAAGAAGAAGGGACACCTGACCAAATCAAAACGCTGGTAGAAAAGCTCCGGCAAACCAAAGTACCGGCCCTCTTTGTCGAATCCAGTGTCGATGAGCGTCCTATGAAAACTGTGTCTAAGGATACCAATATCCCGATCTATGCAAAGATCTTCACTGACTCGATTGCCAAAGGAGGAGAAAAGGGCGATAGCTACTACAGCATGATGAAGTGGAACTTAGACAAGATCGCAGAAGGATTGAGTCAGTAG
- a CDS encoding metal ABC transporter permease → MITEFIDGLQQFHFLQNALITAIAIGIVAGAVGCFIILRGMSLMGDAISHAVLPGVALSFILGINFFIGAIVFGLLASVLITYIKSNSIIKSDTAIGITFSSFLALGVILIGVAKSSTDLFHILFGNILAVQDRDMWITIGVGAAVLLVIVLLFRPLLLTSFDPVLAQSMGVRVKVYHYLLMVLLTLVSVTAMQSVGTILIVAMLITPAATAYLYTNSLWSMMLLSSGLGALASILGLFIGYSLNIAVGSCIVLTSAVFFLISFFIAPKQRKNKHALSSH, encoded by the coding sequence ATGATTACAGAATTTATCGATGGATTACAGCAATTCCACTTCTTACAGAATGCCCTGATCACAGCCATCGCCATCGGGATTGTCGCTGGAGCCGTTGGATGCTTCATTATTTTAAGAGGCATGTCTCTCATGGGAGACGCTATCTCACACGCAGTTCTTCCTGGTGTGGCTCTCTCCTTTATCCTGGGCATCAATTTCTTTATTGGCGCTATTGTCTTTGGCCTCCTGGCGTCCGTCCTTATCACCTATATCAAGAGCAACTCCATCATCAAGAGCGACACTGCAATTGGGATTACCTTTTCTTCTTTCCTCGCCTTAGGAGTCATCCTGATTGGAGTCGCTAAAAGTTCCACCGACCTTTTCCACATCCTCTTTGGGAATATCTTGGCCGTCCAAGACCGGGATATGTGGATAACCATCGGTGTTGGTGCTGCGGTCTTGCTGGTGATTGTCCTACTCTTTCGACCCTTACTGCTCACATCTTTTGATCCTGTTCTGGCTCAATCCATGGGCGTCCGGGTCAAGGTCTATCACTACCTCCTTATGGTGCTCTTGACCTTGGTTTCTGTCACTGCTATGCAGAGTGTCGGAACCATTCTCATCGTCGCCATGCTCATTACACCCGCTGCGACGGCCTATCTCTATACCAATAGTCTCTGGTCCATGATGCTCCTTTCATCCGGATTAGGTGCTCTTGCATCCATCCTGGGACTCTTTATTGGCTATAGCTTAAACATCGCCGTCGGGTCTTGTATTGTCCTCACTTCTGCTGTCTTCTTTCTCATCAGCTTCTTTATCGCTCCTAAGCAGAGAAAGAATAAGCACGCTCTTTCATCTCATTAA
- a CDS encoding metal ABC transporter ATP-binding protein produces the protein MIQIEHLSVAYQQTLALEDLSLTIQGPTILGILGPNGAGKSTLIKAMLGLLPHAGKVQLDQKDLSQVLQRVAYVEQKSAIDFHFPITVRECISLGLYPHLSIFKRKSKEDLQKVENALKLVNLLDLADRQIGQLSGGQFQRVLIARCLVQEADVIFLDEPFAGIDSVSEDIIMQTLQTLKQEGKTILIVHHDLSKVPAYFDQVLLLHRKLIAFGKTEETFTKENLHAAYGHELFIGGGVG, from the coding sequence ATGATTCAAATTGAACATCTCAGTGTTGCTTACCAGCAAACACTGGCCTTGGAGGATCTTTCCCTCACCATCCAGGGTCCAACCATCCTAGGCATTCTTGGCCCCAATGGGGCTGGAAAATCAACCCTAATCAAGGCCATGCTAGGACTTCTCCCTCATGCGGGAAAGGTCCAGCTCGATCAAAAAGATCTCAGCCAAGTTCTTCAACGGGTGGCCTACGTCGAACAGAAATCCGCTATTGATTTCCACTTTCCCATCACGGTGAGAGAGTGCATCTCACTGGGTCTTTATCCCCACCTTTCTATCTTCAAGAGAAAAAGCAAAGAAGATCTCCAAAAAGTGGAAAATGCCTTGAAACTTGTCAATCTTCTTGATCTAGCGGATCGCCAGATCGGCCAGCTTTCAGGAGGGCAATTCCAACGGGTGCTGATCGCCCGCTGCTTGGTCCAAGAAGCGGATGTCATTTTTTTGGATGAGCCCTTCGCAGGGATTGACTCTGTCAGCGAAGACATCATCATGCAGACCCTCCAGACCTTGAAACAAGAAGGCAAGACCATTCTGATCGTCCATCACGACCTCAGCAAGGTCCCAGCTTATTTCGACCAGGTCCTCCTCCTTCATCGTAAACTGATTGCATTTGGGAAAACAGAGGAAACCTTTACCAAAGAAAATCTGCATGCAGCCTATGGGCATGAACTCTTTATAGGAGGTGGCGTCGGATGA
- a CDS encoding M13 family metallopeptidase: MVRLQDDFYDYVNGAWAETAVIPDDKPSTGGFMDLIQDIENLMLDITGKWQRGEELPEDSILQNFVKYHKMVADFDAREAAGVAPAMPLINEIKALSSFEDYTSKLGTYELAGKPNLLPFSVSPDFMNAQMNVLWGEALGLILPDTTYYEEDNEKGPELLAVWRQMVEKLLAKFDFSEEEIKDILDKVIAADAELAKYVLSNEEKSEYNKLYHPYEWADFKALVPELPLDTFFTEVIGQTPDTIIVPEERFWKEFAPTFYSAANWETLHAKLKLGAALSWTSFLTEEIRVLSGEYGRTITGTPEARPKEKAALALAEGPYSQALGLWYAGEKFSPEAKADVEHKVATMIEVYKDRLEKADWLAPETREKAIVKLNVITPHIGYPEKLPETYAKKIIDESKNLVENAQKLAQISIAHTWSKWNQPVDRSEWHMPANMVNAYYDPQQNQIVFPAAILQAPFYDLHQSSSANYGGIGAVIAHEISHAFDTNGASFDEHGSLKDWWKPEDYEAFTARTQKVIDQFEGQDSYGAKINGKLTVSENVADLGGIAAALEAAKKEEDFSAEEFFTNFARIWRMKARTEYMQLLASVDVHAPGKLRTNVQLPNFDEFFETFDVKEGDGMWRAPEDRVIIW; this comes from the coding sequence ATGGTACGTTTACAAGATGATTTTTATGATTACGTCAATGGGGCATGGGCTGAGACAGCTGTGATTCCAGATGACAAACCGTCAACCGGTGGTTTTATGGACTTGATCCAAGATATCGAAAACTTGATGTTGGATATTACCGGAAAATGGCAAAGAGGAGAAGAATTGCCTGAAGATAGCATTCTGCAAAACTTTGTCAAATACCACAAAATGGTGGCAGATTTTGATGCACGGGAAGCAGCTGGTGTGGCTCCAGCTATGCCCTTGATCAACGAAATCAAGGCCTTATCTTCCTTTGAAGACTATACCAGCAAGTTGGGCACCTATGAGCTAGCTGGCAAACCAAATCTCTTGCCATTTAGCGTGTCACCAGACTTTATGAATGCCCAAATGAATGTCTTGTGGGGAGAAGCACTCGGTTTGATTTTGCCTGATACAACCTACTATGAAGAAGACAATGAAAAAGGACCAGAGTTATTAGCTGTTTGGCGTCAAATGGTTGAAAAACTCTTGGCAAAATTCGATTTCTCAGAGGAAGAAATCAAAGATATCCTAGATAAGGTCATTGCGGCTGATGCAGAATTGGCCAAATATGTCTTGTCAAACGAAGAAAAATCAGAGTACAACAAACTCTACCATCCTTATGAATGGGCAGATTTCAAGGCCTTGGTTCCAGAATTGCCACTCGATACTTTCTTTACAGAAGTGATCGGACAAACGCCAGATACTATCATCGTGCCAGAAGAGCGTTTCTGGAAGGAATTCGCACCAACATTCTACTCAGCAGCCAACTGGGAAACCCTTCATGCTAAATTGAAACTCGGCGCAGCTCTTTCTTGGACTTCCTTCTTGACCGAAGAAATCCGTGTCCTGTCTGGTGAATATGGACGGACCATCACAGGGACACCAGAAGCACGTCCGAAAGAAAAGGCAGCTTTGGCTTTGGCAGAAGGACCTTATAGCCAAGCGCTTGGGCTCTGGTATGCGGGCGAAAAGTTCTCACCAGAAGCAAAAGCAGATGTAGAGCACAAAGTAGCGACCATGATTGAGGTCTACAAGGATCGTCTTGAAAAAGCAGACTGGCTCGCTCCTGAAACCCGCGAAAAAGCCATTGTCAAACTCAATGTCATCACACCGCATATCGGCTACCCTGAAAAATTACCAGAAACATACGCCAAAAAGATCATCGACGAGAGCAAAAACTTGGTAGAAAATGCCCAAAAATTGGCTCAAATTTCCATTGCCCATACTTGGAGCAAGTGGAACCAACCAGTCGATCGGAGCGAATGGCACATGCCAGCTAATATGGTCAATGCCTACTATGATCCGCAACAAAACCAAATCGTCTTCCCAGCAGCGATTTTACAAGCACCTTTCTATGACCTTCACCAATCATCATCAGCCAACTACGGCGGAATCGGTGCAGTCATTGCCCATGAAATCTCCCACGCCTTTGACACCAATGGAGCATCCTTTGATGAGCACGGTAGCTTGAAAGACTGGTGGAAGCCAGAAGATTACGAAGCCTTTACCGCTCGGACTCAAAAAGTCATCGATCAGTTTGAAGGACAAGACTCTTACGGTGCCAAGATCAACGGGAAATTGACCGTTTCTGAAAACGTAGCAGACCTCGGTGGTATCGCTGCAGCCCTTGAAGCCGCTAAGAAAGAGGAAGATTTCTCAGCAGAAGAATTCTTCACCAACTTTGCTCGCATCTGGCGCATGAAAGCTCGGACAGAGTACATGCAACTCCTCGCAAGTGTCGATGTCCACGCACCAGGAAAACTCCGCACCAATGTCCAATTACCAAACTTTGACGAATTCTTTGAAACCTTTGATGTCAAAGAAGGCGACGGCATGTGGCGCGCACCAGAAGATCGTGTGATCATTTGGTAA
- a CDS encoding glycerol dehydrogenase: MRNFASPSRYIQGENALFENAQSISELGTHPVLLCDSVVYDIVGKRFEEYLGQNGLTVLPVFFNGEASDNEINRVVSLAEENGCDLVIGLGGGKTIDSAKAIADLLKSPVVIAPTIASTDAPVSALSVIYTDEGAFERYIFYSKNPELVLVDSKVISQAPKRLLASGIADGLATWVEARAVMQANGKTMLGQRQTLAGVAIAQRCEETLFADGLQAMAACEAKVVTPALENIIEANTLLSGIGFESGGLAAAHAIHNGFTALTGDIHHLTHGEKVAYGTLVQLFLENRPKEELNKYIRFYQQIGMPTTLKEMHLETASYEDLLKVGQQATIEGETIHQMPFEVKASDIAQAIVAVDAYVQGLD, from the coding sequence ATGAGAAATTTTGCAAGTCCGTCACGTTACATTCAAGGGGAAAATGCCTTGTTTGAAAATGCGCAATCTATTTCAGAATTAGGGACTCACCCTGTTTTACTATGTGATTCAGTGGTTTATGATATCGTAGGGAAACGTTTTGAAGAATACCTTGGTCAAAATGGGCTTACGGTTTTGCCAGTCTTCTTTAATGGAGAAGCTTCTGACAACGAAATCAATCGTGTGGTTAGTCTGGCAGAAGAAAATGGCTGTGATTTGGTCATTGGACTTGGTGGAGGAAAGACCATCGATAGTGCAAAAGCTATTGCTGATCTTCTAAAATCACCAGTTGTGATTGCTCCGACCATCGCCTCTACAGATGCTCCCGTTTCCGCCTTGTCGGTTATCTATACGGATGAGGGTGCCTTTGAGCGCTATATCTTCTATTCTAAGAACCCAGAATTGGTCTTGGTGGATAGCAAAGTCATCTCTCAAGCACCAAAACGTTTGCTCGCTTCTGGAATCGCAGATGGATTAGCGACTTGGGTCGAAGCGCGTGCGGTAATGCAAGCCAATGGAAAAACCATGTTGGGTCAACGACAAACCTTAGCGGGTGTCGCCATTGCACAACGTTGTGAAGAAACCTTATTTGCTGATGGACTCCAAGCCATGGCTGCTTGTGAAGCCAAAGTCGTAACCCCTGCTCTTGAAAACATCATTGAAGCCAATACCCTTCTTAGTGGTATTGGGTTTGAAAGTGGTGGGTTAGCAGCTGCCCATGCCATCCATAATGGCTTTACAGCCCTTACTGGGGACATCCACCATTTGACTCACGGTGAAAAAGTAGCCTACGGAACGTTAGTTCAATTGTTCTTAGAAAACCGTCCGAAGGAAGAATTGAATAAATACATTCGTTTCTATCAACAAATCGGTATGCCAACCACTCTGAAAGAAATGCATCTTGAAACTGCAAGTTATGAAGATCTTCTCAAGGTTGGCCAACAGGCCACCATCGAAGGAGAAACCATCCATCAAATGCCATTTGAAGTGAAGGCTTCTGATATTGCCCAAGCCATCGTAGCAGTAGATGCCTACGTTCAAGGTTTAGACTAA
- a CDS encoding DUF1958 domain-containing protein encodes MESMNYVRHLHKRLKHSLLSLLVGVLTLGPISTAFADDIYQQEDVMKIAADAGLVLDDFYKPKADIVIDANTGAILYGDNIDTVRDSGSMAKLMSAYVVFRALKEGKIKYDTVVTATEADQAISENNLLSNSPIVAGVDYKVSELIKMLFVPSSSAAVIMLANAVTDNDPDKFLDLMNQYAQEMGMSHTKWHNPNGAMISVLQGYYNPQRYDVNANNEITARDMSILAYHIVNDLPEMLEYTKQAHTTIMEGTPYEQSYDNYNTSLEGGKFALKGTDGLKTGSSPTADYNYTATTKRGKQRIIEVILGVGNYDVEIAESYRNQIGNTLAEKMFADYQYKKILSAGDHTIDGKTIHLKQDFYATVKKGTKPALKLEDNRLVVQNGLQQVSPSIKAGVAVSESKTTTSSSKSKGLDVMWLFCFLPAGILYLIFKQTDPKRRK; translated from the coding sequence ATGGAATCTATGAATTATGTGAGACATTTACACAAACGACTAAAACACAGCCTCTTGTCCCTCCTTGTAGGAGTCTTGACATTAGGCCCTATTTCCACTGCCTTTGCGGACGACATCTACCAGCAAGAAGATGTCATGAAAATCGCAGCTGATGCTGGACTGGTATTGGACGATTTTTACAAGCCTAAGGCTGACATCGTCATCGACGCCAATACTGGAGCCATTTTGTACGGAGACAATATCGACACGGTCCGGGACTCCGGAAGCATGGCCAAACTCATGAGTGCCTATGTGGTCTTTCGGGCCCTTAAGGAAGGCAAGATCAAATATGATACCGTGGTCACAGCAACAGAGGCAGACCAAGCCATCTCGGAAAACAATCTGTTAAGTAACTCACCTATTGTAGCTGGTGTTGACTACAAGGTATCTGAATTGATCAAGATGCTCTTTGTTCCATCTTCTAGTGCGGCCGTGATTATGCTCGCCAACGCCGTCACTGACAATGATCCCGATAAGTTTTTGGACTTAATGAATCAGTACGCACAAGAAATGGGGATGAGCCATACAAAATGGCACAATCCAAATGGGGCGATGATTTCGGTCCTTCAGGGCTACTACAATCCTCAGCGCTACGATGTCAATGCCAATAACGAAATTACAGCGCGGGACATGTCTATTCTGGCTTATCACATCGTAAACGACCTGCCAGAAATGTTGGAATACACCAAGCAAGCTCATACTACCATCATGGAAGGTACCCCCTACGAGCAAAGCTATGATAACTACAATACTTCCCTCGAAGGTGGAAAGTTCGCCCTTAAAGGAACAGATGGACTCAAAACTGGATCCAGCCCGACTGCTGACTACAACTACACCGCGACAACCAAGCGGGGGAAACAGCGGATTATCGAAGTCATTTTGGGGGTTGGAAACTACGATGTCGAGATCGCCGAAAGTTACCGCAATCAAATCGGGAATACCTTGGCTGAGAAAATGTTCGCAGACTACCAGTATAAAAAAATCCTTTCTGCAGGCGATCATACCATCGACGGGAAGACAATTCACTTGAAGCAAGACTTCTATGCGACCGTTAAGAAGGGGACGAAGCCAGCCCTTAAACTGGAAGACAACCGCCTAGTCGTTCAGAACGGCTTGCAACAGGTATCTCCAAGTATTAAAGCGGGAGTGGCCGTAAGTGAGTCTAAAACAACGACCTCTAGCAGTAAAAGCAAGGGACTCGATGTTATGTGGCTCTTCTGCTTCCTGCCTGCCGGAATTTTATACCTGATCTTTAAACAAACCGATCCAAAAAGAAGAAAATAG
- a CDS encoding peptide ABC transporter substrate-binding protein — MNKGKVLLATSALLLSAGVLAACSGGKSSSSGGQTFSYVYTQDPDTLDYSISNKKSTSEFTGNAIDGLLEVDKYGNLIPSLAKDWTVSKDGLTYTYKLRKGVKWMTSEGEEYGGEVKAQDFVTGLKHAADKKSQAIYLVQKSVKGLDDYVSGKTSDFSTVGVKAIDDYTVQYTLSQPESFWNSKTTMGILMPVNEEFLKSKGDDYGQGTSPSSILYCGPYLIKSITSKSSAILEKNPTYWDADNVKISKVKLTYYDGQDSESLIRGFDNGDYTVARVFPNGSNYKSVEKKHKDDIVYTDQGSSTYNLSFNIDRQAYEITKKTTDAQKTSTKKAILNKDFRQAIMFAFNRKAYVAQTNGEAGANKVIRNTFTPPNFVQIDGKQFGDAVEKDLEAYGDEWKGVSVADGKDTLYNPTKAKEEFAKAKADLQAQGVEFPIHLDLPTSSTYTEGIKQAQSFKQSVESTLGAENIVIDLNMISEDDLQRVTYFAESASQQDWDLNNNLGWGPDYTDPSSYIDITSGKSGENANSYFGFDAGTDNAAAKAAGFDEYDQLIEDAHNETKDVNKRYEKYAAAQAWLTDSALLIPIHSDGASPVVRKTVPYSAAFAWTGHKGQSFNYKYLEVQDKVVSAKDYDKARDQWKKEKEKSNKKAQEELEKHVK, encoded by the coding sequence ATGAACAAAGGGAAGGTACTCTTAGCTACCAGCGCTCTGCTTTTATCAGCTGGTGTACTGGCAGCCTGCTCAGGAGGGAAATCTAGTAGCTCTGGTGGTCAGACATTTAGCTATGTCTATACCCAGGATCCGGATACCTTAGACTACTCGATTTCCAATAAAAAATCGACTTCCGAGTTTACAGGAAATGCGATAGATGGCTTGTTGGAAGTGGACAAGTACGGGAACTTGATCCCATCGCTTGCTAAAGACTGGACTGTTTCCAAGGATGGCTTGACCTATACTTATAAACTCCGTAAAGGGGTCAAATGGATGACTTCTGAAGGGGAAGAATATGGAGGAGAGGTTAAGGCCCAAGACTTTGTGACAGGTCTCAAACACGCGGCAGATAAGAAATCACAAGCGATTTACTTGGTCCAAAAATCTGTCAAAGGTTTGGATGATTATGTTTCAGGGAAGACATCTGATTTCTCAACTGTTGGTGTGAAAGCTATTGACGATTACACCGTTCAATATACCTTGAGCCAACCAGAAAGTTTCTGGAATTCCAAGACTACGATGGGGATCTTGATGCCGGTCAATGAAGAATTCCTGAAATCTAAAGGAGATGACTATGGTCAAGGAACTTCTCCATCTAGTATCCTCTACTGCGGTCCTTATTTGATCAAATCTATCACTTCTAAATCTTCTGCGATATTGGAAAAGAACCCAACATACTGGGATGCGGATAATGTTAAGATCAGTAAAGTCAAGCTGACCTATTATGATGGACAAGACTCAGAATCCTTGATTCGTGGGTTTGATAACGGCGACTATACAGTTGCCCGTGTTTTCCCAAATGGTTCTAACTATAAGAGTGTAGAGAAGAAGCATAAGGACGACATTGTCTATACTGACCAAGGTTCCTCTACCTACAATCTTTCCTTCAACATTGACCGTCAGGCTTATGAAATCACAAAGAAGACCACGGATGCTCAAAAGACTTCAACTAAGAAAGCAATCTTAAATAAAGACTTCCGTCAAGCCATTATGTTTGCCTTCAACCGCAAGGCTTATGTAGCGCAAACTAACGGGGAAGCGGGTGCCAATAAGGTGATCCGTAATACCTTTACGCCACCAAACTTTGTCCAAATCGATGGCAAACAATTTGGTGATGCAGTAGAAAAAGACTTAGAAGCTTATGGGGATGAATGGAAAGGGGTCTCTGTCGCAGATGGAAAAGACACCCTCTACAATCCAACCAAGGCCAAAGAAGAGTTTGCCAAAGCCAAGGCAGATTTGCAGGCTCAAGGAGTTGAATTCCCAATTCATTTAGACCTTCCAACTTCTTCAACTTATACAGAAGGGATCAAACAAGCTCAATCCTTTAAACAGTCAGTTGAATCTACACTAGGAGCAGAAAATATTGTCATCGATTTGAATATGATTTCTGAAGATGATCTGCAACGGGTTACCTACTTTGCTGAAAGTGCTTCGCAACAAGACTGGGATTTGAACAATAACTTGGGTTGGGGACCAGACTATACGGACCCATCTTCTTACATCGATATCACTAGTGGTAAATCCGGCGAAAACGCCAATTCTTACTTTGGATTCGATGCTGGTACGGATAATGCAGCCGCAAAAGCAGCTGGTTTTGATGAATATGATCAATTGATCGAAGATGCGCACAATGAAACCAAAGATGTGAACAAGCGTTACGAAAAATATGCTGCCGCTCAAGCTTGGTTGACCGATAGTGCCCTCTTGATTCCGATTCATTCGGATGGAGCTTCTCCAGTCGTTCGTAAGACTGTACCATACTCTGCAGCCTTTGCTTGGACAGGCCACAAGGGTCAATCCTTCAACTATAAATATTTAGAAGTTCAAGACAAGGTCGTATCGGCTAAAGACTACGACAAAGCGCGTGATCAATGGAAGAAAGAAAAAGAAAAATCCAATAAAAAAGCGCAAGAAGAACTTGAAAAGCATGTGAAATAG